In Planktothrix tepida PCC 9214, a genomic segment contains:
- a CDS encoding type II toxin-antitoxin system RelE/ParE family toxin, with protein MNYVLVFRPEVREELNEAYDWYENQQTGLGDDFLDSIDEVLNRICQMPESYPIVYRDVRRSVVRRFPYLVYYRIVSSRVIITAIFHSRRDPKALKIRT; from the coding sequence ATGAATTATGTCCTAGTATTTAGACCAGAAGTTCGTGAAGAACTTAATGAAGCTTATGATTGGTATGAAAATCAGCAAACCGGACTAGGTGATGATTTTTTGGATTCTATAGACGAGGTATTAAATCGCATTTGCCAGATGCCAGAGTCTTATCCAATAGTTTATCGTGATGTTAGGCGGTCTGTGGTGCGTCGCTTCCCTTATCTTGTTTACTATCGGATTGTATCGAGTCGGGTGATTATAACGGCAATTTTTCATAGTCGGAGAGATCCAAAAGCTTTGAAAATCCGAACATAA
- a CDS encoding addiction module protein, translated as MDLTATLNQITSLSIVDRIRLVQAIWDSIAEEQTYLDLTDVEKQELDHRITAYETNPDDVMTWEDIKASIKRK; from the coding sequence ATGGATCTTACTGCTACCTTAAATCAAATTACATCTCTGAGTATTGTAGACCGGATTCGTCTTGTACAAGCAATTTGGGATAGTATAGCAGAAGAGCAAACTTATCTTGATTTGACAGATGTAGAGAAACAAGAACTTGATCATCGAATTACTGCTTATGAAACCAATCCAGATGATGTGATGACTTGGGAGGATATAAAAGCTTCAATTAAAAGAAAATAA
- a CDS encoding NAD(P)(+) transhydrogenase (Re/Si-specific) subunit beta yields MDIRLTGIQLSYLVAVTLFFFGLKKLGSPATARNGNLWAAIGMLIAVVATLLDRQVLNYEMIALALIIGSVIGAVIAYKVQMTEMPQMVGLLNGLGGAASSMVAVGEFWRYLALAESPPLGTTITAILGVLIGGVTFTGSMIAFAKLQGIMSGSPILFPLQQQFNILLFVAFGLGSVYICLTPFNVAVFLGLVFISLILGVLFVIPIGGGDMPVVISLLNSFSGLAASAAGFVVMNNLLIIAGALVGASGIILTVIMCKAMNRSLTNVLFAGFGTGEAGSGAASGGTATDQTVRSIDPEEGAMMLGYARSVVIVPGYGMAVAQAQHSVKELVDQLESNGVDVKYAIHPVAGRMPGHMNVLLAEANVPYPQLYDMDDINPQFDQTDVALVIGANDVVNPAAREDKNSPIYGMPILDVDKAKHTIVIKRSMNTGFAGVENDLFYKDKTMMLFGSAKDVVAKLVSEVKQL; encoded by the coding sequence ATGGATATTCGTTTAACGGGAATACAACTCAGCTATTTAGTGGCTGTCACCTTGTTTTTCTTTGGATTAAAAAAATTAGGATCTCCAGCAACAGCCAGAAACGGCAATTTATGGGCAGCTATTGGGATGTTAATTGCCGTTGTTGCCACCCTGTTAGATCGGCAAGTTTTGAACTATGAAATGATCGCTCTCGCCTTAATTATTGGTTCAGTTATTGGGGCAGTAATTGCGTATAAAGTTCAAATGACAGAAATGCCCCAAATGGTGGGGTTACTCAATGGTTTAGGGGGTGCAGCTTCTTCCATGGTAGCGGTGGGAGAATTTTGGCGGTATTTAGCTTTAGCAGAATCTCCCCCTTTAGGCACAACCATTACGGCTATTTTAGGGGTATTAATTGGAGGTGTAACCTTTACAGGTTCCATGATTGCCTTTGCCAAATTACAGGGAATTATGAGTGGTTCTCCCATCTTATTTCCCCTACAACAACAGTTTAATATTCTGCTGTTTGTTGCCTTTGGTTTGGGTAGTGTTTATATTTGCCTAACCCCGTTTAATGTGGCGGTCTTTTTAGGGTTAGTTTTCATTTCTCTAATATTAGGCGTGTTATTTGTCATCCCCATTGGTGGCGGTGATATGCCCGTTGTGATTTCTCTGTTAAACTCCTTTTCGGGGTTAGCCGCATCTGCCGCCGGGTTTGTTGTGATGAACAACCTGTTAATCATTGCTGGGGCGTTGGTGGGGGCATCGGGGATTATCTTAACGGTGATTATGTGTAAGGCGATGAACCGTTCTTTAACGAACGTGCTATTTGCTGGGTTTGGCACAGGAGAAGCCGGTTCTGGGGCTGCCAGTGGAGGCACTGCAACCGATCAAACGGTTCGCAGTATTGACCCCGAAGAAGGGGCGATGATGTTAGGATATGCCCGTTCTGTGGTCATTGTCCCCGGTTATGGTATGGCTGTAGCCCAAGCCCAGCATAGTGTTAAGGAGTTGGTGGATCAATTAGAAAGTAATGGGGTGGATGTTAAATATGCCATTCATCCTGTGGCGGGACGGATGCCGGGACACATGAATGTACTGTTAGCAGAGGCGAATGTTCCCTATCCTCAGTTATATGATATGGATGACATTAATCCACAGTTTGATCAAACCGATGTGGCATTAGTTATCGGAGCAAACGATGTGGTGAACCCGGCCGCACGGGAAGATAAAAATAGCCCCATTTATGGAATGCCAATTTTGGATGTCGATAAAGCTAAACATACCATTGTGATTAAACGCAGTATGAATACTGGGTTTGCTGGGGTGGAAAATGATTTGTTCTACAAAGACAAAACCATGATGTTGTTTGGCAGTGCTAAGGATGTTGTTGCTAAGTTAGTTTCGGAAGTAAAACAACTGTAA
- a CDS encoding NAD(P) transhydrogenase subunit alpha translates to MTTETLISALFVFVLATFAGFEVITKVPPTLHTPLMSGANAISGISVLGALIIAGDRDWNVTVILGFIGIILAMINVVGGFLVTDRMLEMFKKKEAKA, encoded by the coding sequence CTGAAACCTTAATTTCCGCATTGTTTGTGTTTGTTTTAGCGACCTTTGCGGGGTTTGAAGTGATTACCAAAGTTCCGCCGACATTGCATACACCCTTAATGTCTGGGGCTAATGCGATTTCAGGAATTTCCGTTTTAGGCGCGTTAATTATTGCGGGCGATCGCGATTGGAATGTCACCGTGATTCTTGGATTTATTGGCATTATTCTCGCCATGATTAACGTTGTCGGTGGCTTTTTAGTCACAGATCGAATGCTGGAAATGTTTAAGAAAAAGGAGGCTAAAGCCTAA